The Streptomyces sp. NBC_00435 nucleotide sequence CGGTCCGGGATATTCTGGACCGGTGAATGAGAATCTCCCCCCTTGTCCCAAATGCTCCTGTGAGTACACCTACGAGATGAACGCGCTCGTGGTGTGCCCCGAGTGCGGCCACGAGTGGGTGCCCGCCGAGGGCGGCGCCGAGAGCGGCGGGGACTCCGCGGAGCGGGTCGTGAAGGACGCCGTCGGGAACGTGCTGAGCGACGGCGACTCCGTGACGGTCGTCAAGGCGCTCAAGGTCAAGGGCAGCCCTTCGGGGATCAAGGCCGGCACGAAGGTGCGCGGCATCCGGCTCATCGACGGGGTCGACGGTCACGACATCGACTGCAGGATCGACGGCTTCGGCGCCATGCAGCTGAAGTCCAGCGTGGTCAAGAAGGCCTGATCCGGT carries:
- a CDS encoding zinc ribbon domain-containing protein YjdM → MNENLPPCPKCSCEYTYEMNALVVCPECGHEWVPAEGGAESGGDSAERVVKDAVGNVLSDGDSVTVVKALKVKGSPSGIKAGTKVRGIRLIDGVDGHDIDCRIDGFGAMQLKSSVVKKA